The DNA sequence AAAAATAGCGATCATGAGCGATAAGGCACAAACAACTCGAAATAGAATTCAAGGAGTATATACAGAAGATAGAGGACAAGTAATCTTTATCGATACCCCTGGCATTCATAAACCAAAGCATAGACTTGGTGACTTCATGATGAAAATCGCTCAAACAACTTTAAAAGAAGTTGATGCGATTCTTTTTTTAGTGGACGCAAAAGAGGGGCGCGGTAAAGGCGATGAGTTTATTATGGAAAAGCTAAAGCATGTAACTACTCCCATTTTTCTTATAGTAAATAAAATTGATGAAGTGCATCCTGACGAGCTTTTTCTCCTTATCGATGATTATCGTAAAAGATTCGAATTTACCGAAGTGATTCCGATATCAGCACTGTACGGAAATAATGTTGAAACATTGCTAGATCAAGTGTTTAAGTATTTAGATGAAGGACCACAATATTATTCTGAAGACATAGTGACTGATCATCCAGAGCGGTTTTTAATGGCTGAAATGATTCGAGAAAAGGTGTTGCATTTAACTCACGAGGAAGTACCACATTCCATTGCCGTTGAAATAGAACAAATAAAGCGTCGAGAAAATGAAACAGTGTATGTAGGTGCTGTAATTGTAGTAGAAAGAAGCTCCCAAAAGGGAATTGTTATTGGTAAACAAGGGAAATTGCTGAAGGAAATCGGCCAAAAGGCTCGGGAAGATATTCAAAAATTATTAGGTTCTAAAGTGTTTTTAGAGCTATGGGTGCGGATAGAAAAGGATTGGAGAAACAAGCCGAAATATTTGAAAGAATACGGCTATAGAGAGGATGAGTATTAATTTAGACTTTTGCACATTTTATGCTGATTCTACAAAATTCCCATTGTTTTTTTGTAGAAAAAGGTCTATGATAGCGGTAAATAGGGATTGGAAGGCAATTGTCAATATTTCCTTAACATGAAAATGGGCTTAAGAGGTCATGCTAATTATATGGAGGCAAATAGTTCTTTTTGAAAGGTGGAGTTTACTCATGATGGACTTAACTTGGAAGGTCTTCTCCATGTCAGGCAATATCGATTCATACTTATTGTATAAGGAATTTGAACGAGATAGCTTTAATTTGGATGAAAGCAATGAGGAGTTAGTGTCAGAAGAAGTAAATCCTCCAACCCATTAGACCTCTAATCCCGCCAAATTTGGTGGTGATATAAGTGCTTCAAAAAGTTGAAGGGTTAGTTATTCGAACGAACGATTATGGTGAAACAAATAAGATTGTAACGATATTTACTAGAGAAAATGGAAAAATCGCATTAATGGCACGAGGTGCAAAACGGCCCAAAAGCCGCTTTGCCTCAAGTGCCCAAATATTTGTATACGGTATTTTTATTTACCAAAGCTCCACTGGTATAGGAACATTAAGTCAATCAGATGTGATTGATTCTTTTCGTGATGTAAGAAGTGATTTAAAGTTAACGGCTCACGGAGCGTATATCGTCGAGTTAATCGATAGACTTACTGAAGATCGTGAGCGAAATCCTTTTCTATTTGAGCTACTTTATCAAACATTTCAATTTTTAAATGAAGGATTAGACCCGGAAATTCTTACTAGAATTTTTGAAACAAAAATGCTGCATGTTGCTGGTGTAACCCCTGTGTTAACACAATGCACGAGCTGTGGAAGTGAATCTGAATTCTATGTTTTTTCAATGAAACAAGCTGGTCTTTTATGTGGACGTTGTCAATATGAGGATCCAAACCATATTAAAGTAAATATAGCTGTTATTAAACTATTAAGACTATTTCAACAGTTAGATATTCAGCGTCTAGGCAAAGTCAATGTGAAGCAGGAAACAAAAAAACAGTTAAAGGAAATATTGTCCTATTATTATGATGAGTTTGTCGGTATTCATTTGAAGTCAAAACGTTTTCTAGACCAAGTAGATCGCTTGTACCCTAATTAAGTTGACATAGTAAATTTTTTTAAGTAAGATTTGATTAATTACATATTTGTGTTTTGAAAGAAAGGAGTACTTACTCCCTCTGTATAAAAATAATTGCAGCGAACCTAGGATAGTGGAAGCTAGGGATACGGATAGTAAGGAAGGCGTTCTGGAGCACAAGTGTTAGAAAGTGGCTTTATTTATGATGGATTGAATAAAGCAAATAGGGTGGAACCGCGGGTAACTCTCGTCCCTATGTCTCAAAATGACATAGAGATGAGAGTTTTTTTGTTTTTTGTATAACAAACACAAACATTGGAGGGTAAAAAGATGAATGTACAAGAAATGATCTTGACACTGCAAAAGTTTTGGGCAGAGCAGGATTGCTTAATTTTACAAGCGTATGATGTAGAAAAAGGAGCAGGGACTATGAACCCAATGACTTTTTTACGAAGTATTGGACCTGAACCTTGGAATGTAGCCTATGTTGAACCGTCACGTCGACCAGCAGATGGGAGGTATGGGGAAAATCCTAATAGGTTATATCAACACCATCAGTTTCAAGTCATTATGAAACCATCACCTGATAATATACAAGAGCTTTATTTAAATAGTTTAAGGGAACTAGGGATTGACCCACTAGAACATGACATTCGCTTTGTTGAGGATAATTGGGAGCACCCTGCTTTAGCGGCAGCAGGGCTTGGATGGGAAGTATGGCTAGATGGGATGGAGATCACGCAGTTTACGTATTTCCAGCAAGTGGGCGGTTTAGAGTCTAAACCTGTA is a window from the Evansella cellulosilytica DSM 2522 genome containing:
- the era gene encoding GTPase Era, with the translated sequence MQKKSGFVALIGRPNVGKSTLLNEVLGQKIAIMSDKAQTTRNRIQGVYTEDRGQVIFIDTPGIHKPKHRLGDFMMKIAQTTLKEVDAILFLVDAKEGRGKGDEFIMEKLKHVTTPIFLIVNKIDEVHPDELFLLIDDYRKRFEFTEVIPISALYGNNVETLLDQVFKYLDEGPQYYSEDIVTDHPERFLMAEMIREKVLHLTHEEVPHSIAVEIEQIKRRENETVYVGAVIVVERSSQKGIVIGKQGKLLKEIGQKAREDIQKLLGSKVFLELWVRIEKDWRNKPKYLKEYGYREDEY
- a CDS encoding YqzL family protein translates to MMDLTWKVFSMSGNIDSYLLYKEFERDSFNLDESNEELVSEEVNPPTH
- the recO gene encoding DNA repair protein RecO; the protein is MLQKVEGLVIRTNDYGETNKIVTIFTRENGKIALMARGAKRPKSRFASSAQIFVYGIFIYQSSTGIGTLSQSDVIDSFRDVRSDLKLTAHGAYIVELIDRLTEDRERNPFLFELLYQTFQFLNEGLDPEILTRIFETKMLHVAGVTPVLTQCTSCGSESEFYVFSMKQAGLLCGRCQYEDPNHIKVNIAVIKLLRLFQQLDIQRLGKVNVKQETKKQLKEILSYYYDEFVGIHLKSKRFLDQVDRLYPN
- the glyQ gene encoding glycine--tRNA ligase subunit alpha — its product is MNVQEMILTLQKFWAEQDCLILQAYDVEKGAGTMNPMTFLRSIGPEPWNVAYVEPSRRPADGRYGENPNRLYQHHQFQVIMKPSPDNIQELYLNSLRELGIDPLEHDIRFVEDNWEHPALAAAGLGWEVWLDGMEITQFTYFQQVGGLESKPVSVEITYGIERLASYIQEKENVFDLEWVNGFTYGDVFLQNEYEQSKYAFETADSNMLFSLFSTYESEAIRTLEDHLVLPAYDYVLKCSHVFNLLDAQGAISVTERTGYIGRIRNLARKCAKQYYDAREKLGFPMLKKEGDDVNE